The DNA window TCATCTATCTTGTTTGCGACAATCAGTGATGGTCGCCGAGTCATTCCTTCTTGGTAATGCTCCAGCTCTGTGACCAAATCCTGCAGCTGCTCCCAAGGTGGGACACCCTTCCTGCCATTAAGCGTGGCTGCAAGGTCAAGCACATAGGCGATAACTTTGGTGCGCTCTATGTGCCTCAGGAAAGCATGACCCAGGCCAcggttctcatgtgctcctttgATCAGGCCAGGTATATCAGCCACTTTAACTGAGAAGTAGTCCTCGTAGGTCAGGCTGCCAATGTTGGGCCTCAGCGTGGTGAATTCATAATCGGCTATCTCTGGCTGCGCCCTAGAGAGAGCACTGAGCAATGTGCTCTTCCCAGCATTGGGCAATCCAACCAGACCAACATCTGCAATGCTCTTCAGTTCCAAGATAAGGAGGCTTTCAGTTCCTGGCTGCCCGGTACTCAAACGGGCTATCTTCTCTTGTCTGTTTGCTTTGGATGGCCGCATCTCCTTCATGATAAAAGCATTCCCCAGTCCACCTTCGCCTCCTCGTGCTATGATTAACAGCTGCCCAGGTTTCGTCATCTCAGCAACACAATATTGCACATCTTGTTCTTCCctctcatcctcttcctcctcctcctcctcgtccatgACAAACTCGTCTTCATCCTCCCAAAATTCTTCATCCTCGCTTTCAGTCTGATCTTTTTCATCTGCCCCCTCCTGACATGAATAGATTCTTACATCACGATTAGTGTTTGAGAACTGAGGCTTGGAGCACGTATGAAAGTTTTTTGGATTCTCTGACTGACCGCTGCTTCCCTTTACAGTGTCATTTCCATCAGTATTATGCTTAGGGGCAATAT is part of the Miscanthus floridulus cultivar M001 chromosome 9, ASM1932011v1, whole genome shotgun sequence genome and encodes:
- the LOC136484353 gene encoding probable GTP-binding protein OBGM, mitochondrial codes for the protein MWRRQQSLLRRLPSLRAAAQAPSSWAADRLGCYYGSATEGRKAKAAPLQARGMVDKFRMRAKGGDGGNGCVSLRRSRSNRQGMPDGGNGGKGGDVILECSRSIWDFSGLQHHMRGGRGGNGLSKNQIGTRGSDKIAQVPVGTVIHLVEGDQPSLTVNKPTRALDPWDIPSAEEHSSDSDQIVNIVTKGFDGGLSHRHIAPKHNTDGNDTVKGSSGQSENPKNFHTCSKPQFSNTNRDVRIYSCQEGADEKDQTESEDEEFWEDEDEFVMDEEEEEEEDEREEQDVQYCVAEMTKPGQLLIIARGGEGGLGNAFIMKEMRPSKANRQEKIARLSTGQPGTESLLILELKSIADVGLVGLPNAGKSTLLSALSRAQPEIADYEFTTLRPNIGSLTYEDYFSVKVADIPGLIKGAHENRGLGHAFLRHIERTKVIAYVLDLAATLNGRKGVPPWEQLQDLVTELEHYQEGMTRRPSLIVANKIDEEGAEEMYEELKRRVQGVPIFPVCAILQEGVPDLRVGLRNLMDDSDPQGIDFEKNDC